The nucleotide window GTCGTACCAGCGCCTGCTCGCGCGCAGGTCGACGGTGTGCCTGACGGTCGCGCCGGGACGCACCTTGAACGACCTGGACCTGCCGCCGTAGCCGTCGGTGAGTGCGAGGTTCGCCGTACGGGTTCCCTTGTTGGTGAACGTCAGCTCGATGCCGTCCCCGTCGTGACGGGCGGTGACCTCGGGTCCGGCCGTCCTCCCCGGGCCCTTGAAGACGCGCAGGAAGCCGTTGGGCCCGTGCACGGTCAGGTCGTACGAGCCGCCCGAGGACGCGGTGTTCCAGGTGTCCGAGACACTCTTGCCTGCCTCGGTGGTGTAGGTCCAGGGGCCGTCGGCGCGGTTCCCGGAGGTCACGTGGAAGGAGGCGCCGGCCTTCCGGCCGGAGGCGAAGGTCAGCGTGAGCCTCCCCGCCTTCGCGTCCGCCGAGCCGTCGATCCACGGGGCGTACCGCAGCGGGCGGGCGGGCCGCAGGCCGCGCTCCTGCCGGGGCAGCTCCGGGTCCGCCGGCGGAGTCGGCCTGTAGTCCGGGTGCCGCTCCTTGTCCTGCGGCTCGTACGCGTCGGTGTCCGGTAGCCCGGCCGGCGCGCTGTCCTTGCGGGAGAAGTCGAAGGCCGAGGTCAGGTCGCCGCAGACGGCCCGGCGCCACGGCGAGATGTTCGGCTCCTCGACACCGAACCGGCGCTCCAGGAACCGCACGATCGAGGTGTGGTCGAGGGTCTCGGAGCAGACGTAACCGCCCTTGCTCCAGGGCGAGACGACGAGCATCGGCACCCGCGGGCCGAGACCGTACGGCCCGGCGACGTGCGTCGGGCTGCCCGCGAAGAGGTCCGGGCCGACGTCGACGGTGGACCTGCCCCGCTCGGCGGACTGCGGCGGCAGCGGCGGGACGAGGTGGTCGAAGAAGCCGTCGTTCTCGTCGTACGTGATGAACAGGGCCGTCTTCGCCCAGACCTCCGGGTCGGCGGTGAGCGCCTCCAGGACCTGGGAGATGTACCAGGCGCCGTAGTTGGACGGCCAGTTGGAGTGCTCGGAGAAGGCCTCGGGGGCGGCTATCCAGGAGACCTGCGGCAGTCTGCCGCCCACGACGTCGGCGCGCAGCTGATCGAAGTAGCCCTCACCCCTGCGGGCGTCGGTGCCGGTGCGGGCCTTGTCGTGGAGCGGGTCGCCGGCCTTGGCGTTGCGGTACTTGTTGAAGTACAGCAGCGAGTTGTC belongs to Streptomyces sp. V3I8 and includes:
- a CDS encoding phosphocholine-specific phospholipase C, with amino-acid sequence MTEVNRRRFLQLAGGTAAFTALSQSIAKAAAIPAGHRRGTIEDVEHVVVLMQENRSFDHYFGALRGVRGFGDPHPVTLDNGRSVWHQSDGTRDLLPFRPEADDLGMQFLEGLPHSWPDGHAAYNGGKYDRWVPAKGATTMAYLTREDIPFHYALADAFTVCDAYHCSFIGSTDPNRYYMWTGFTGNDGKGGGPVLGNDEAGYDWTTYPERLEEAGISWKVYQDIGDGLDAAGSWGWIPDAYRGNYGDNSLLYFNKYRNAKAGDPLHDKARTGTDARRGEGYFDQLRADVVGGRLPQVSWIAAPEAFSEHSNWPSNYGAWYISQVLEALTADPEVWAKTALFITYDENDGFFDHLVPPLPPQSAERGRSTVDVGPDLFAGSPTHVAGPYGLGPRVPMLVVSPWSKGGYVCSETLDHTSIVRFLERRFGVEEPNISPWRRAVCGDLTSAFDFSRKDSAPAGLPDTDAYEPQDKERHPDYRPTPPADPELPRQERGLRPARPLRYAPWIDGSADAKAGRLTLTFASGRKAGASFHVTSGNRADGPWTYTTEAGKSVSDTWNTASSGGSYDLTVHGPNGFLRVFKGPGRTAGPEVTARHDGDGIELTFTNKGTRTANLALTDGYGGRSRSFKVRPGATVRHTVDLRASRRWYDLTVVSEADGSFLRRFAGHVENGRAGVSDPAIGTVR